A genomic region of Arvicola amphibius chromosome X, mArvAmp1.2, whole genome shotgun sequence contains the following coding sequences:
- the LOC119805246 gene encoding germ cell-less protein-like 2: MGLVNSLSSLRCSDSSLGEPAPPPEEKAGPSYISGSRKRKGGLWDCVASTPNIHGSWNQAVNLQQLFGNIYRKKPKLSSKYAYQTLFLDGKDCDIRIRALEVEWPLHKAFLCQSAFFAKILKGTWKESHSNVVDLQIKNEDIDVGSLHYVFGSLYRDEDLPIIPRRVPHVLAAACLLQVEHVIRQCKETMNNNITRETVCSYYMAAETYGLKSVKTRCFDWLLCHLMTHPSVELYREIDTKLMYLLVSSPDLLVMRNEMDIYTTLKEWIFLCYNPSWKGSVKQILPNANSWLSKHMKCLDNISFLESEEGLIYQPVFKKLRFQHIICDLSDTATLERDRLIPLEWLTPIYKQQWLALLQEQENREIGPRIISEEFEDCGMRFGTMISRDGSYSWKWRAFRFCFPLHITFTNRCIVFRQCTLRCNGCCLKHVRNVVFKITLVCFDSNGKVTFSKTTGHKMVTFEYKERKIVMKLDRIALNFPLYIFFNFLFLSPGNTEHM; encoded by the coding sequence CCGCCAGAAGAAAAAGCAGGTCCCAGTTACATCTCTGGCAGTCGCAAGCGCAAAGGGGGCCTTTGGGACTGTGTGGCATCAACCCCTAACATCCACGGATCTTGGAACCAGGCAGTCAACCTACAGCAACTTTTTGGCAACATCTACAGGAAAAAACCGAAACTATCATCTAAGTATGCTTACCAAACTTTATTTTTGGACGGTAAGGACTGCGATATTAGAATCCGGGCACTTGAGGTAGAATGGCCTCTACACAAGGCATTTTTATGCCAGTCAGCCTTCTTTGCTAAGATACTAAAAGGTACTTGGAAAGAATCCCACAGTAATGTTGTTGACCTGCAGATTAAGAACGAGGACATAGATGTCGGCTCCTTGCACTATGTGTTTGGGTCATTGTACAGGGACGAGGACTTGCCAATAATACCCCGTCGAGTTCCTCACGTTTTGGCAGCAGCATGCCTGCTTCAGGTGGAGCATGTCATCCGGCAATGTAAAGAGACCATGAACAACAACATCACTAGGGAAACCGTGTGCTCATACTACATGGCAGCAGAAACATATGGACTGAAATCTGTAAAGACACGCTGCTTTGACTGGCTTCTCTGCCACTTGATGACTCACCCAAGTGTTGAACTTTACAGGGAAATTGATACAAAGCTCATGTATCTCCTTGTTTCTTCACCTGATTTACTAGTTATGCGGAATGAAATGGACATCTACACCACCCTGAAGGAGTGGATATTCCTTTGTTATAATCCTTCCTGGAAAGGCTCAGTGAAGCAGATTTTACCTAATGCCAACAGCTGGCTTTCCAAGCACATGAAATGCCTTGATAACATCAGTTTTCTTGAAAGTGAAGAAGGACTAATATATCAACCGGTATTTAAAAAACTGAGATTTCAACATATCATCTGTGATCTGAGTGACACAGCTACTCTTGAACGAGATCGTCTAATACCTTTAGAATGGTTGACACCCATTTATAAACAGCAATGGCTGGCTTTGCttcaagaacaagaaaacagGGAAATAGGGCCACGAATCATCAGTGAAGAATTTGAAGACTGCGGCATGAGATTTGGTACAATGATTAGCAGAGATGGTAGTTACTCCTGGAAGTGGAGAGCGTTTAGGTTTTGTTTCCCTCTACACATTACCTTTACCAACCGTTGCATCGTTTTCAGGCAATGTACTCTGCGTTGTAATGGCTGTTGTTTAAAACATGTACGAAACGTAGTGTTCAAAATAACTTTGGTGTGTTTTGATTCCAACGGGAAAGTAACATTCAGTAAAACAACTGGTCACAAAATGGTTACCTTTGAATATAAGGAGAGAAAAATCGTAATGAAGTTAGATCGCATAGCTTTAAACTTccctttatatatatttttcaatttcttgtttttatcaCCAGGAAATACAGAACACATGTGA